attagtatataactatatatatatattgtagtatatatatacattgtagtatatgttttatttaaagtagtacatatatattgaatcctgcgtatatttgtgtatatatcttctatacacgtgtgtatttaatgtatacatgtgtatatgttttatgaattagtgtataactatatatattgtagtatatatgtgcatatatcttctatagacgtatatatttaatgtatacatatgtatatgttatataaattagtatataactatatatacattttagtctatatatatatatatatatatatatatatatattgtagtttatgttttatttaaagtagtatatatttattgaatggtgcgtatatatgtgtatatatcttatatagctgaatatatttaacatatacatgtgtatatgttttataaattagtatataactctatatatatagttatatatattgtagtatatatatgtttacgttgtagtatatgttttatttaaaatagtacgtatagtcgtatttattgataattgaatgttacatatatatgtgtaattgtgtatatatcttttaaattttaatgtagtatatactataaatatagtgtatatatattgtttaacgtatttaaaatgtatataggtggatatatatagtgtatattggatttttttggACCGGGTTTGATTGGGTTTTTAATCGGGTCTGACAGGGTTTAGGTGGGTTAGATCGGGTTGGTTAAGTGGGCTgggttagggttgtttttaaaaattttaccgTTTAACTCGAAAtcgacccggcccacttaaccccaacCCGAACTCAGCCCAGCCCACAAACCGGCTAATTTTAACAGGCCAATTCCGGATTGACCCGGCTCGGCCCACTTAACATCCTTACCTTATAGTATTAATTATCTGGCATAATTTCTTCGTGGGCCAAACAAACCATTAATATCTtctgaagaaaaaaaacaagtatGGTTGGTGGCTTGGTGCAATTAAATTGTCGTTTCACTTTTCTAACTACGACTTGAGAGTATTGAAAAATTCTTTTATCCGATAATTAAATTAATCGTTTTACATTCATATACTGTGAACTGTGAGCATCAAAAACCTCTTTACCCCATCAAATGATACGAATATGGTTTGCATATATCTATCCTTCTCAAATCCCCTTATTTGAAATCATTTTGGATATGTTACTCAGTTTTGTTGTATTCATACACATTTGACAAGTAAAATTGTCAAGAGTACACATTCTACTTTAATAATGTATGTCATACGAAAGCTTAGCATACGTATTTACTCAGAATATTTGTTTCCTTCTTTTAACTTTGGTAGTTCAATTAAATAGTATTCCAATTTccttaatatatttaattaattcttATTCAGGCCACACGAGACCTATTAAGGAGGAAATGCTCCGTATTAgaaatttctctttttcaaattGAAGAAGCGAAAATCTCATTCATCTCACCATAGTTTTATCCAAATATGAGTATACGTTCATTTTAATATTCTCATTCTACTAGTATATTCTAGAGTGTCAAATCAAATAACTCGTTCACATGAAATTAATATGGTagatattttcttattaattGCTATAAACCAAAAATATTAAACAAAGAAGCTATATTTCCCTATATATCAAAAACTAGAGCTGCATGGCCCGTGTTAGCATGGGCCCAACACTATAGACATCTTTTAGCACCAATATTCGATATTAATGAGATAAAACATAAATGTACATTaatttaaaatgataattttttaaataataactatttgacggTACTCGCTAAGGAGTAAAGTTtcataagataattttttttcacatgataaaaaagtgTGATGTGTCGTGTAGTCaggttattttaattgtttgatgataagattaagatctgttacaaaatataaaaaagatgtagaactaatatttataggattatttcatataaaaactgaaacaaaagatacttcaattaacaaCAAAGTCTTGGATCATCTTCTCAATTATGGTTGAAACAGCtgcaacaaacatgtcataaacgcatatttttcttgttttaattaaatactattaattttttaatacattaatgacttataataattaattaggggtgatatagtaaaatcacggcgCAACTCTTGAAACAACCATGTCGAATtcaatgttttaattaaatattatgaattttttaatacataattgacttataataattgattagTGTGTtacagtaaaatcacggttgaaggaggtcaacttaatttaatacatcaagagttaatttatcatttatgtctattttattttttttaaaaatataattaaatttttaacacttagatgactcataataattaattataagcgATATttattatggttgaagcagctgcagCAGACatgttatctatttttttaattaaatattattaattttttaatacataaatgacttatgatgattagggatgatatagtaaaatcactgttaaagcagctgaaacaaacgtcataaatatctattttttttatataaatattattaattataatatataaatgacttataataattaattaggggtaatatagtaaaaacattattaattctaatatataaatgacttatagtaattaattagggataatataataaattatggagcaattagggataatataggcaGGCATGTCATccatttttctaattaaatattattaattttttaatacagaaatgacttataataattaatcagtaatgatatagtaaaatcacggttaaaacagttgaaacaaacgtcataatatctattttttaattaaatattattaatctaatatataaatgacttataataattaattagggatgatatagtaaaatcacgactaaAGCAGgtgaaacaaacgttataaatgtcctttttaattaaatattattaattctaatatataaatgacttataataattaattaagggtaatataaaaaatcacaaagaaattaggagtaatatatgtagacatgtcatctatttttaattaaatattattaatttttaataaataaataacttataataattaattggggatgatatagtaaaattatggttaaagcagctgaaacaaacgtcataaatatccatatttttaattaaatattattaattttaatatataaatgacttataataattaatcaggggtaatatagtaaatcatgaaataattaaGGGTAGTATAGTAATTGATGAAGCACTAGTCGAAACCAGTGCTtctattacatagaaaaattagttttgaacatgatagacaattaaataaataaataaaattactttcaatatgtagttatagttaattaatataaattaatagaatatattaaatatttaaaacattataatgaaataataaaattattatatattagaacatgatatgtaattaagtgaaaGTAATTGAATTTTTTGATAACTAGAtgacctcttctatataatagataatagaaaagaaaagaaaagaaaagaaaagaataatagaaaagaaatacAGTACTAAGCTAGTAGTAGTATTTTTCGAATGACCCAACCCGACCCGATTATGAAGATGGTATGGCCCAAAACCCCTTCCCTCCAAAGTAAAATCCCCCAGCCTTTACGCCCTGTTCTCTCTCTCTTCATGATTAGCCCTACCAGTACTACTATTATATTCAATCATTCAGTTTCAAGGAAAGGAATCAAAGCAAAATGGCGAACGTAGAGGAAGCTGTAGATTTTGAGCCAGAGGAAGATGATCTAATGGACGAAGACGTTGAAGGTTCATCACCTAGGGCACCAATTCCAAAGCTCAAATCAGCCATTACTACTGCCGGCGGCGGCGGTTCTTCTGGTTCTAAGAAAATCAAAGGGCGTGGTTTCCGTGAAGAGACTGCTGAAGCTGAACGTAATGCTCGCCTTTCTGCCAGATTTGATTCTCTCATGACCGAAGGTGGACCTGGACCTGAACGATGTTAGTCTCTTCCCTTTCCCTCATCTTTTAtataaactcaaaataatttGCTACTTCCTTTCTTTATTCATGACCGTGGTGTCTGTGCTAGCTTCCGTACATCTCGACTAATTCTAAGAATTTACCTCGtccttttttatccttttacaTAGGACAAATGTTCTTTTGCTagttccctttttttttttaatttttcaattttcttagattttttcCCAAATTAGGGGAAAATGTTGCAGTAGGTTGACTATTTGTGTAATCTAATTAATTAGagttttttaaagtttgattagGGATTGTGCTTACAAAAACCCTAGTATTAGAAATTAGGGGAAAATATTGCAGTAGGTTGGCTATTTGAGTAATGTATTTAATTagagtttttttttagtttgatagGGACTGTGCTTAGAAAAGCCCTAGTATTAGAAATCAGGGGAAAATGTTGCAGTAGGTTGACTATTTGTCTAACGTAATTAAGTTGAGAGTTTTTTAAAGCTTGGTTAGTGACTACTTAGTGAAGCCCTAGTAAAAAGGGGCAGCCCGGGGCACTAAATGTTATGATATTATTGCTAAAGGAATAAGTCCCACATCGGTTAAATGGGAAACTGATGTGGGGCTTAAATAATATTGGGCTGTCCAACCTTAATAGCTAGCTATTGAGGTGTGATTCTCCCAAGGTTGTATCGCTAAAACTCCCTGTATGTGTGGCGAGGGTCGAGCCACAAGGGTATATTGTACACAACCTTACGTGCATTAATGGAAGAGGCTATTTCCACGGCTTTGAACACATGACTAGGAGGTCAcgtggcagcaactttaccagttatgcCAAAGAAGGGACGCCAATTCAACTTGTAGAAAGTTGTTTGTTCTTTAGGATTTTGTGTTTGGAGGTTGACAGTTCGGGTAAATGGTAGAGTCTCTAAGGAGATGCGTTAATCTGGTTAGAAAAATATTCTTCTATTTGATCTTGTAGGTCCTATACACTGATCTTAACAGGTGAAAAAATGCTGCTGCTTTTTTTTTCGGGCCCTTATGACCGTGGTGATGGGGTGAACTTGCGCGCACCTTGATTAATCCCAATTTTGTGGGGTACCTACTAGCAACAGGTACCGGGTGACTCTATCCACCAAGtctagaacagatgggaagaaatcacctagtattttgGTCTCCGCTGGATTGTTCTCAAatacttcattgaccactagacCATAGTCTCACACTCTTAGCCTTGGGTGCAACATGGAAATGCTTGTTCTTgtaattgtttttcttttgatatttgtGTTTGAATAAAGGAAAAATGCTGCAGGTTGATAATCCACGTAATGCAATGACTCTCGGAGGAGTGTGTTTAGTTTGGTTTACAGACTTGAATCTGGAGAACATCCAACTTTAGAAGGCTAAAATTGAATATTTAGTCGTTCACCCTGTTATCGTTAaaattttttcacatttttcacaAGGAgattttatggttttattgaGTGTATTGAACATGTTTTTctgttttggtttaatttatgttTTGCTGATGATTAGTTGAACGATGttgaattgcttctaagaatgaCACCATGTTAGGGCTTCATTTACATTGCGTAAGCCTGCAAAACTAGAAAAGTGAATAAAGAAGTTTAGGACCTACTTTTAGTAGAAGAAGTTGATTTTGTTCATTTGTGTGAGAAGAAAAGCGATTCGAGAAAGGAACACCGTGAAATGTTGATTGTATTTATCTTCAACTTTGCAGGACCTGTAATGAGAAATAAAAAGTGGAATAACTAGAAACTTATTGAGTTAAGGTCTTCATTTTCGAAAAGAGTGAGAAGATCATGAAATTGGGCAAACTATTTGTATTTAATGTACATATTTGTGTGTTTTGGTCCTTTCCTCCGTCCATTGTGCTTATAAGCCTCCAGCTTCGTGCCTTTACATTGTCAATAGGCTAACTAGTTGGATTGGTTCCAGTTATTACTTAATTTTATAATAAGCACTTAAATATAGACTGTCGATTTGCCACTTTGTGATTATTGCTTATTTGGGAGAGAGCTGGTTTGTGCACAGCTTCTCCGGCTTACCCTCAGCGGCTCAACTTGGTCTCCAGCACTTGCTGAATTAGGCACGAATGTTGGGCAACTGAATCTAATATGCTGACTTCATTCAGAGATATCAGTTGTTTGATAGCTAGGTCaccaaaacttaaataaaatgtaaatttaTGCTGGATATCTgagattttttttcatgttttgcaATTGTGATGTAATAAACATCCCAAAATGTATGATAGGGGATGCTTCATGCATGGATTATGTCATTGCCTTCTTTTATCCTTTGAGATTATATCAGTAAGATTTATAAAGATTTTAATAAGTAGTAAAGAACTAACGGGGGGAAATTCTGCAGCCATTGAAGGATGGATTATTTTAGTCACTGGAGTTAATGAGGAGGCACAAGAAGATCATCTTCATGATACATTTGGTGAGTTCGGGGAGATCAAGAATTTACATTTGAATCTGGACCGTCGTTCTGGATTTGTCAAGGTAAACTGGCTCTTTTCATTCTCGGAATGTGTAGTTGCTTCTTCGGGTTTTGGGTTTCATTTTCTGGGTGTTGCACTCATGATGTTATGCGAATTACATTCCATTGTATGCTTTAATCTAATAAGCTTTCCTATCATAAGGCTTTGGATGATGACAACATTGTTTTAATCAAGAAAACTGTATTGAAAAGAGGTTCCTTGTTCCATATAACTATGTTAGAGCATTCCTTGATGAGTTTTTAATGGAATAAAACTGGATCAATGTTACGTTCGTTATGAGCAAACCTACTCCAGATAGatacttttctttgtttttggttaatTTTCTTGAGTCGCCTTCTATAATAGAGCTAACATTGTTTTGGTTCTTTTCTTTTCATGTAGATTTGCATCTTCTCGATGCCTTCTATAAAATTCCCCAATTCATCAAAAAGTTTCTGCATTTGTCCTAGTTTGGAGTGGTATCATTTTTATAAAGTTATCCAATTTGACAGGGTTATGCGCTTATTGAATATGAAAACTTTGAAGAAGCAGAAAGAGCTATCAATGAAATGGATGGGAATGAGCTGCTCACTCAGACTATACATGTGGACTGGGCATTCAGCAAAGGTCCTTTTAGAAGGAGAAATGCTGGGAGGAGGTATCTTCTTCGTTAATCCATATGTAATTGTGTTCTTATGAATAACTGTGACAAATGCTGCCTGAGCCAAGTATacacttttcacttttaatcaATGTTTTCTAGATGTTGGCAAATGGTTCTCCAGGAgcatatatttactctcttcaTGGGGAAAAAATCTGGACCTTAGAATTATTTGCAGGGATTGAAAATACCGCGTTTTAAACATTTCAACTGCTTAAATGTTATGACCTAATTGTTATCTTGTGAACTTTTGGGGTCAAGTATTTTGCAAAAGCAAATGTGAACCAGGAAGGTGCAATAATAGCTTCACAAAAGTGTACAAACTCCATGAGCTCAAATAATGTGTAAAATTCTCTACGCTATTTGCTTAGCCTTGATTACACCAAAAACATGAGGCATTAAACTGACAATAATGTATGTCGTTTAACTGTGGTGTAGCCTTCATCTCCATAGGAGTGGAAGTGTCAGATGCCTCCCTCGTATGCTTTTTGTTGATGAGAGTTATCAACCCATTTCCCTCTATCCCTTGGATTTAGCTGTCAGTTTTGTGTGTGTGGAATTAAATGATAACCACCTATTACTAGGTCTCCCTTTTGTTTAAACTGCTGGCTAGCTTACGAGATGAATAGTTTTAATTGTTTGCTTTACCTTGTGGTCTTTGACGTTATAGTAGCTTTATACCTCTGTCGCACCATCCCTTTGTCGAGACTATGGACAACGTACCCTCCAGTTCGCTCAAATTCTCTTTCCCTCCGCTGTTTTTTGAGGGTACATATGGTTGGTTGATTTATTTCCTTTTGCCGTTAATCTAGTTTTGGTTAGATACTAGCCGAGATCATTGAACTAGGTTTCCTATTGAACATATTGTTGGCAAAAATTGAGAACTTACCCCTCTGTAAATAACTTGAAAAGTTCCAAAATTGCCTTGCAGAAGTTTGAGTGGGATTAGCTCAATGAGTTAAAACCAGTCCTCAGTAGCCTTGTTAGTAGACAAACTGCAAACTCATGTCAGACTTCTCGTCTCATTTATTCGTCAAGTTTGTCGGCAATTAGAgagcattttttttttgaaacgaGCACTTCGCATTTCCTAACATCATTTGCATGGTGGTGATGTATTTGGTTATTCTAACATCGTTATGGTCACAAAATGATTGTGTGAAGATTTATGCATTTTCCACTCTCCCATGGATACGTTTCCCCGGTGCAGTTTGGGCTTTTATTTAGCCTTTGGAGAGGGGTTTGAAGGTGGTGGAATTGGTGAAAAAAAACTATGAACGTGTCAGTCGGGTATGGGTTTCCTTTTATTCTCAAATATAAGGTAGTGTAGTGTGGGGTATGGGTTTCCCTTTTATTGTCAAATATAAGGTATGCACTACATTTTCCATTCGAATCTAACCCCCATTGGGGATTTTCCTTTTTGGCTAAAAAGGGAGTTTGATACTATAATGACGAACTCACACATGTGCTATGATTCTAACCTGATCAAAAGATGATCTCACACATAACTTATGGATAGGATTGTATGACAGCAGTGATGCAAGTAGAGCACATCTCCTGGAAGTTTGTTAATCCTTGTTTAGTTATTGCAAATGAGCAGTATTGCCTCGAGTAGTAAAGATGTTTCTAGTGTATTGATTTAAGAAAGAACAGAGGATGCCTAACTTTGTCTTTGTTGTGCTCAAAATGTTTGACTGTGGTAGCAGTTGTTGAAGCAACAGACTAATAACTGGGTTGCTCGGACATATCAGTTTGTTTATAGCAACTTTGGTTGTTGGTGCCCCCCTCTGTTCTGTTAAAACAATAGGAAGAGTTAGAGATGAATAACATAGTTAGGGAATTTTCTGGTCAGTTTGTGCCTTTTTGAGCTGGTACGAATActgtttttctttttgaaaaaatgaaatgTAAGAAGACTAACAACTTACAAGATTTGCTGCCCTATTAAGTCAATTTTCACTTTTCAATTAGAGGAAGTTTATCCTTGCCCTTTGAGATACTTCCCTTTATATGATAACGACTTTTTCTGATACATCATTTCTTATTCCAAAATAGAGAATGAAATTCCTATCTGACTATACAGCAAAATCTGTGTTTGAATGTTTGGAGCATCTGTAAGGTTTTTGGGTTGAAGAACTATCGACTAATATGTAGCTTTCCTCATCTTTGCAGGTCAAGTCATCGTTCTAGAAGTCCTAACAGGAGGCGA
The Capsicum annuum cultivar UCD-10X-F1 chromosome 6, UCD10Xv1.1, whole genome shotgun sequence DNA segment above includes these coding regions:
- the LOC107872794 gene encoding RNA-binding protein Y14A; translation: MANVEEAVDFEPEEDDLMDEDVEGSSPRAPIPKLKSAITTAGGGGSSGSKKIKGRGFREETAEAERNARLSARFDSLMTEGGPGPERSIEGWIILVTGVNEEAQEDHLHDTFGEFGEIKNLHLNLDRRSGFVKGYALIEYENFEEAERAINEMDGNELLTQTIHVDWAFSKGPFRRRNAGRRSSHRSRSPNRRRF